One part of the Streptomyces sp. NBC_00286 genome encodes these proteins:
- a CDS encoding ABC transporter ATP-binding protein: protein MTALLEVDELRVAYGKIEAVKGISFKVEAGEVVTLIGTNGAGKTTTLRTLSGLLKPLSGQIKFGGKSLKKTPAHQIVSLGLAHSPEGRHIFPRMTIEDNLRLGAFLRDDKAGIEKDIQRAYDLFPILGERRKQAAGTLSGGEQQMLAMGRALMSQPKLLMLDEPSMGLSPIMMQKIMATIAELKSQGTTILLVEQNAQAALSLADHGHVMEVGNIVLSGSGQDLLHDESVRKAYLGED, encoded by the coding sequence ATGACCGCCCTCCTCGAAGTCGACGAACTCCGCGTCGCCTACGGCAAAATCGAAGCCGTCAAAGGTATCTCCTTCAAGGTCGAAGCCGGCGAAGTCGTCACTCTCATCGGCACCAACGGAGCCGGCAAGACCACGACTCTCCGCACCCTTTCAGGGCTGCTGAAGCCGCTGAGCGGCCAGATCAAATTCGGCGGCAAATCGCTGAAGAAGACCCCGGCCCACCAGATCGTCTCGCTGGGGCTCGCCCACTCCCCCGAGGGGCGGCACATCTTCCCCCGCATGACCATCGAGGACAATCTGCGGCTCGGCGCATTCCTCCGCGACGACAAAGCGGGCATCGAAAAGGACATCCAGCGGGCCTACGACCTCTTCCCCATCCTCGGAGAACGCCGTAAGCAGGCCGCCGGAACCCTCTCCGGCGGCGAACAGCAAATGCTCGCCATGGGCCGCGCCCTCATGTCACAGCCCAAACTCCTCATGCTCGACGAACCCTCCATGGGCCTCTCGCCGATCATGATGCAGAAGATCATGGCCACCATCGCCGAACTCAAATCCCAGGGCACGACCATCCTCCTGGTCGAACAGAACGCCCAGGCGGCACTGTCACTGGCCGACCACGGGCACGTCATGGAAGTCGGCAACATCGTCCTCTCCGGCAGCGGACAGGACCTCCTGCACGACGAATCCGTACGCAAGGCGTACCTGGGCGAGGACTAA
- a CDS encoding ABC transporter ATP-binding protein gives MTTDTTTKDTAPAAPTPGQTVLDARGVTMRFGGLTAVRNVDLTVNSGEIVGLIGPNGAGKTTFFNCLTGLYIPTEGEVRYKGTVLPAKSFKVTAAGIARTFQNIRLFANMTVLENVLVGRHTRTKEGLWSALLRGPGFHKAEAASRERAMELLKFIGLDKKAEHLARNLPYGEQRKLEIARALASEPGLLLLDEPTAGMNPQETRATEELVFAIRDMGIAVLVIEHDMRFIFNLCDRVAVLVQGEKLVEGSSETVQGDERVVAAYLGEPFEDAPGAKEVAEVEAAEANAATQTDAAPRKENDR, from the coding sequence ATGACAACCGACACCACCACCAAAGACACCGCACCGGCCGCACCCACGCCCGGCCAGACCGTCCTCGACGCACGCGGCGTCACCATGCGCTTCGGCGGCCTCACCGCCGTACGCAACGTCGACCTCACCGTCAACAGCGGCGAAATCGTCGGCCTCATCGGCCCCAACGGCGCCGGCAAAACCACCTTCTTCAACTGCCTCACCGGCCTCTACATCCCCACCGAGGGAGAGGTCCGCTACAAAGGCACCGTCCTGCCGGCCAAATCCTTCAAGGTCACCGCCGCCGGAATCGCCCGTACATTCCAGAACATCCGGCTCTTCGCCAACATGACGGTTCTGGAAAACGTACTCGTCGGCCGCCACACCCGTACAAAGGAAGGGCTCTGGTCCGCGCTGCTCCGCGGCCCCGGCTTCCACAAAGCCGAAGCCGCCTCCCGCGAACGGGCCATGGAACTGCTCAAGTTCATCGGCCTCGACAAGAAGGCCGAGCACCTCGCCCGCAACCTCCCGTACGGCGAACAGCGCAAGCTGGAAATCGCGCGGGCGCTCGCCAGCGAGCCGGGCCTGCTCCTGCTCGACGAGCCCACCGCCGGCATGAACCCGCAGGAAACCCGCGCAACCGAAGAACTCGTCTTCGCCATCCGGGACATGGGCATCGCCGTACTCGTCATCGAGCACGACATGCGCTTCATCTTCAACCTCTGCGACCGCGTCGCAGTCCTCGTACAGGGCGAAAAACTCGTCGAAGGCAGCAGCGAAACCGTCCAAGGCGACGAACGCGTCGTAGCCGCCTACCTCGGAGAACCCTTCGAAGACGCCCCCGGCGCCAAAGAAGTAGCGGAAGTCGAAGCCGCCGAGGCCAACGCCGCCACCCAGACGGACGCCGCGCCCCGCAAGGAGAACGACCGATGA
- a CDS encoding branched-chain amino acid ABC transporter permease: MTTQTTAPQTPSTPAKGKPSGLIGMPENLGRALATGGGVLTVVSTFLAWTWTDAFPGDLTVYGYPGGLQVLVLIAGALTALFGLASYGTKGLRWLTPGSADSAIKLAALAAFATAWFTIIAISVNLGGLANLEPGGWVVAIVTLATLLGALSLPFERPVTEPADPDDTDWEQFRHNTRNKLTVFKAAFASSEVTPARKLPAYAEILIIVAALALGLTVFTYGIGTEYDELFVGFMITVAFGFAAVAKAGLVARVSAITAKHRNVTMIGAFVAAAAFPFTQSDDQYATIGVYILIFATVALGLNIVVGMAGLLDLGYVAFLGVGAYTGAMVSGSPSSPFDIHLPFWASALCGAAVAMIFGVLIGAPTLRLRGDYLAIVTLGFGEIFRIAVLNADGTSGPDITNGSNGISSIPNLNIFGFDFGQEHSIAGFTIARFANYFLLMLLITLIVVIVFRRSGDSRIGRAWIAIREDETAALAMGINGFRVKLIAFALGAALAGLAGTVQAHVTYTVTPEQYQFAHVVPPNSAFLLAAVVLGGMGTISGPLVGAALLYLIPAKLQFLGDYQLFAFGLALVLLMRFRPEGLIPNRRRQLEFHEEAEAPTVLSKAGA; this comes from the coding sequence ATGACCACACAGACCACTGCACCCCAGACGCCGAGCACCCCGGCCAAGGGCAAGCCCAGCGGCCTCATCGGCATGCCCGAGAACCTGGGCCGCGCCCTCGCCACCGGCGGCGGCGTCCTCACCGTCGTGTCCACCTTCCTCGCCTGGACCTGGACCGACGCCTTCCCCGGCGACCTGACCGTCTACGGCTACCCCGGCGGCCTCCAGGTCCTCGTCCTCATCGCCGGCGCCCTCACCGCGCTCTTCGGCCTCGCCTCCTACGGCACCAAGGGCCTGCGCTGGCTCACCCCCGGCTCGGCCGACAGCGCCATCAAGCTGGCCGCACTCGCCGCCTTCGCCACCGCCTGGTTCACGATCATCGCGATCAGCGTCAACCTCGGCGGCCTCGCCAACCTCGAACCCGGCGGCTGGGTCGTCGCCATCGTCACCCTCGCGACCCTCCTCGGCGCACTCTCCCTGCCCTTCGAACGGCCCGTGACCGAACCGGCCGACCCCGATGACACCGACTGGGAGCAGTTCCGCCACAACACCCGCAACAAGCTGACGGTCTTCAAAGCGGCCTTCGCCTCCAGCGAGGTGACCCCGGCCCGCAAGCTGCCCGCGTACGCCGAAATCCTCATCATCGTCGCGGCGCTCGCCCTCGGCCTGACCGTCTTCACCTACGGCATCGGCACCGAATACGACGAACTCTTCGTCGGCTTCATGATCACCGTGGCCTTCGGCTTCGCCGCGGTCGCCAAGGCAGGACTGGTCGCCAGGGTCTCCGCGATCACCGCCAAGCACCGCAACGTCACGATGATCGGCGCCTTCGTCGCCGCCGCGGCCTTCCCCTTCACCCAGTCCGACGACCAGTACGCGACCATCGGTGTCTACATCCTGATCTTCGCGACCGTCGCCCTCGGCCTGAACATCGTCGTCGGCATGGCGGGGCTCCTCGACCTCGGATACGTCGCCTTCCTCGGCGTCGGCGCCTACACGGGGGCCATGGTCTCCGGCTCGCCCTCCTCGCCCTTCGACATCCACCTGCCGTTCTGGGCCTCCGCCCTCTGCGGCGCAGCCGTCGCCATGATCTTCGGCGTCCTCATCGGCGCCCCCACCCTGCGCCTGCGCGGCGACTACCTCGCCATCGTCACCCTCGGCTTCGGTGAGATCTTCCGCATCGCCGTCCTCAACGCCGACGGCACCTCGGGCCCGGACATCACCAACGGCTCCAACGGCATCTCGTCGATCCCGAACCTCAACATCTTCGGCTTCGACTTCGGCCAGGAACACAGCATCGCCGGGTTCACCATCGCCCGCTTCGCCAACTACTTCCTGCTGATGCTCCTCATCACCCTCATCGTCGTCATCGTCTTCCGACGCAGCGGCGACTCCCGCATCGGCCGCGCCTGGATCGCCATCCGCGAAGACGAAACCGCCGCCCTCGCCATGGGCATCAACGGCTTCCGCGTCAAACTCATCGCCTTCGCCCTCGGCGCCGCACTCGCCGGCCTCGCCGGCACCGTCCAGGCCCACGTCACCTACACCGTGACACCCGAGCAATACCAGTTCGCCCACGTCGTACCACCGAACTCGGCATTCCTCCTCGCCGCAGTCGTCCTCGGCGGCATGGGCACCATCAGCGGCCCCCTCGTCGGCGCCGCACTCCTCTACCTGATCCCCGCCAAGCTCCAATTCCTCGGCGACTACCAGCTCTTCGCCTTCGGCCTCGCGCTCGTCCTGCTGATGCGCTTCCGTCCGGAAGGCCTCATCCCTAACCGGCGCCGCCAGCTCGAATTCCACGAAGAAGCGGAAGCGCCCACAGTCCTCAGCAAGGCAGGGGCCTGA